A DNA window from Doryrhamphus excisus isolate RoL2022-K1 chromosome 2, RoL_Dexc_1.0, whole genome shotgun sequence contains the following coding sequences:
- the LOC131105030 gene encoding inactive tyrosine-protein kinase PRAG1 — protein sequence MSVCSDFAEHVWKPGSCKNCFHQLSAHRQTVSGGPGGAASATCLKGSLGGDEDAAVTSTSPYSKPTIAVKPTMMSLNTSDSMADINMNIEKKNTKGLKKLLDLSSLYIGGNSCNKAHRDASLQSPESKKDYCFSQPSLSPKDSMIISNRGPQSVKNNANADTSRQQNSTANPTNNSTYNSSGGAKSFNYHCPNFPVDVGPTSPAKLRSHHGISTTVLPTKTSSTSLNSLTSALSVDTCTNSQSSIHSPPVLSKQNSPLDSSSSFGSSTDSLPATEGSVGSPQAMGNSAPNSPNGPDSEPIYAESTKKKRRPQEHSDSTKQTKNSTGESQRATITVMAAHTEQSNRTIYLSSPDSAISTHFSPTTNQDPVSTAFRWPSPSRSAPSLVTESSLSPFLCPKPQSSPPIPPKRTTRSPKLGTSSLSPSISSPVPLPDLPRLSISSLSPAISSPVPLPELSMLFLVSAKEGHFKVQAENHSPAASERWHKHHNHHSSAWNCRIEEEEEEEERKEGEKKMLTTNPGSRVTSPVNGAAVWKESRDCKALSSPPRMTEPGTAPLPLPNNGACQGESEGAAAEEGGKQSGSMPVKQHDGAATEPVAATKIGSSSQEANQTPPPPPPKKQHRVSGHMSGSNMELNRSLESPTLPPRGLGSAGLPTASSDNLTSDTGSRDGTRLSCSSPFLRSPGTSVPGSPHPPSFSISANQPPPLPEKKMVNRTVSAPDNASSKGLVLSYPRLPFTGSENNVCRPNDSNCQDSLPSSPVDPRPVFSSNESLDHCHAPLGRSLRSRTLDDPFKNHGRLGVHCRSSITCSSSPQLSAPFISTEASPAGNLGSSLQLQTLLSNIDSREGVYSKLGGLYAESLRRLALKCEEHFTGSQKNRLRFEESNWSLFRLTSNKPSCNAGDAVYYSAACASDPSNSYAVKICKSPSLEAKQGHLYGLSVQQSMAAHYNLQQDCGHFLACVPQSMLPSDHVAMPTSPAVTSSGQQAERERVVVITPEIPRQTTADFARDFDSFHKSHPEVYERRVCFLLLQLCNGLEHLKEHGVTHRDLCLENLLLVPHQCKQGTPSSQQTETVNGLNTADSQRHLPRLLISNFAKAKRRSIEDAASTSVDPRVKRDHARLAPEIVSAAQYRKFDEFQTGILIYELLHQPNPFEVSPALREQDYRCQDLPAIPSVSLYSAGLQRLAHLLLQPDPIKRIHIQDAKRILQSLLWGPRKDLMDQQWERQGQSRGLAEGARHEGLLNWLDVKRALLMMKFAERSLEPERNAELEDWLCCQYFSSAHPLALCHTAELLYSLK from the exons ATGTCAGTGTGCAGCGACTTTGCAGAACACGTGTGGAAACCCGGCTCTTGTAAGAACTGCTTCCACCAGCTCAGCGCGCACAGACAGACGGTCAGCGGCGGCCCGGGTGGCGCTGCATCCGCCACGTGTCTGAAGGGCAGCCTCGGAGGCGATGAAGATGCCGCAGTGACGTCGACTTCACCCTACAGCAAGCCCACCATCGCCGTCAAGCCCACTATGATGAGCCTGAACACCAGCGATTCCATGGCTGACATTAACATGAACATAGAGAAG aaaaacacaaaaggctTGAAGAAGCTTCTGGACCTCTCCTCGCTTTACATAGGTGGCAACAGCTGCAATAAAGCCCACAGAGATGCATCACTTCAAAGCCCAGAATCCAAAAAGGACTATTGCTTTTCTCAACCGTCCTTGTCCCCCAAAGACTCCATGATCATCAGCAACAGAGGTCCTCAAAGTGTCAAGAACAACGCCAATGCGGACACCTCTAGGCAGCAGAATAGTACCGCCAACCCCACAAACAATAGCACTTATAACTCAAGTGGCGGAGCTAAAAGTTTCAATTATCATTGTCCAAATTTCCCGGTGGATGTTGGTCCAACCAGTCCTGCCAAACTCCGTAGCCATCATGGGATAAGTACAACGGTTCTCCCCACCAAGACGTCCAGCACTTCACTCAACTCTTTAACCTCCGCTTTATCTGTGGACACTTGTACTAACAGTCAGTCCTCTATCCACTCACCTCCTGTCCTATCCAAACAAAACAGCCCCTTAgactcttcctcttcttttggTAGCAGTACAGATTCACTACCAGCGACCGAAGGTTCTGTTGGGAGCCCCCAAGCGATGGGTAACTCCGCACCCAATTCTCCCAACGGACCAGACTCTGAACCCATTTATGCAGAGAGCACCAAAAAAAAGCGCAGGCCGCAGGAACATTCAGATAGCACAAAACAGACCAAGAACTCCACCGGAGAAAGTCAGCGGGCCACCATTACGGTAATGGCTGCCCATACAGAGCAGAGCAACAGGACAATTTACCTAAGCAGCCCTGATTCTGCCATCAGCACCCACTTTAGCCCCACCACAAATCAGGACCCTGTTAGCACAGCCTTCCGCTGGCCCAGCCCAAGCCGCAGTGCACCCTCCTTGGTTACAGAATCCAGTCTTTCTCCGTTTCTCTGTCCCAAGCCTCAGTCTAGTCCGCCCATTCCACCAAAAAGAACCACTCGGTCACCCAAACTGGGCACTTCCAGCCTTTCTCCGTCCATCTCTTCACCAGTTCCGCTTCCAGACCTCCCCAGACTAAGCATCTCGAGCCTCTCACCAGCCATATCATCTCCAGTTCCTCTTCCAGAACTCTCCATGCTTTTCCTGGTGTCGGCTAAAGAGGGACACTTCAAGGTGCAAGCGGAAAACCACAGCCCAGCAGCATCTGAACGCTGGCATAAGCACCACAACCACCACAGCTCTGCCTGGAACTGTCGCatcgaggaggaagaggaggaggaggaaaggaaggaaggtgaAAAGAAGATGCTGACAACCAATCCCGGGTCTCGTGTGACAAGCCCAGTCAATGGTGCTGCTGTCTGGAAGGAGTCCAGAGACTGTAAGGCCCTGAGCAGCCCCCCTCGAATGACAGAGCCAGGCACGGCCCCCCTTCCCCTCCCTAACAATGGTGCCTGTCAGGGGGAAAGTGAGGGTGCCGCCGCAGAGGAGGGCGGCAAGCAGAGCGGGAGCATGCCGGTCAAGCAACATGACGGCGCCGCAACAGAGCCCGTGGCGGCGACAAAGATAGGATCAAGCAGTCAAGAGGCCAATCAAACACCTCCACCGCCTCCACCCAAGAAACAGCACAG GGTGTCCGGACACATGAGCGGCAGCAACATGGAGTTGAACCGCTCGTTGGAGAGCCCGACCTTACCCCCTCGGGGCCTGGGCAGCGCCGGCTTACCCACAGCCTCCAGCGACAATCTAACATCTGACACTG GATCTCGGGATGGAACACGTTTGTCCTGCTCCTCTCCATTCCTGAGAAGCCCGGGGACCTCGGTGCCCGGTTCTCCACACCCTCCCTCGTTTAGCATCTCAGCTAACCAGCCACCACCGCTGCCGGAGAAGAAGATGGTAAACCGCACCGTGTCCGCCCCCGATAACGCCAGTTCCAAGGGCCTTGTTCTGTCCTACCCACGCCTCCCCTTCACCGGGTCGGAAAACAACGTGTGTCGACCCAACGATTCAAACTGCCAGGACAGTTTACCCTCCAGTCCTGTTGACCCAAGACCTGTCTTCTCCTCCAACGAGTCTCTAGATCACTGTCACGCCCCGTTGGGCCGATCTTTAAGGTCCCGGACTTTAGATGATCCGTTTAAGAATCACGGACGATTGGGTGTCCACTGCCGAAGCAGCATCACCTGCTCCTCTTCCCCTCAGCTAAGCGCCCCCTTTATATCGACCGAAGCGAGCCCAGCTGGCAACTTGGGTTCCAGTCTGCAGTTGCAAACCCTCCTGAGCAACATCGACAGTAGAGAAGGAGTGTACTCAAAACTGGGGGGCCTGTACGCAGAGTCTTTGCGGCGCTTGGCTCTAAAATGCGAGGAACACTTCACGGGTTCCCAGAAGAACCGACTAAGATTCGAGGAGAGTAACTGGTCCTTGTTCAGGCTCACATCCAACAAGCCCAGCTGCAACGCGGGAGATGCTGTGTATTATTCTGCTGCCTGTGCCTCCGACCCCAGCAACTCCTACGCCGTAAAG ATCTGCAAAAGTCCGTCCTTGGAGGCCAAGCAGGGCCACCTCTACGGTCTGTCGGTGCAGCAGAGCATGGCCGCCCATTACAACCTGCAGCAGGACTGTGGACACTTTCTGGCGTGCGTCCCCCAGAGCATGTTGCCGTCCGATCACGTTGCCATGCCAACGTCACCGGCGGTGACTTCAAGCGGTCAGCAGGCGGAGCGAGAGCGAGTGGTGGTCATCACGCCGGAGATCCCTCGTCAGACGACAGCTGATTTTGCTCGCGACTTCGACTCCTTCCACAAAAGCCACCCGGAAGTGTACGAACGCCGCGTCTGCTTCCTGCTGTTGCAGCTCTGCAACGGTCTAGAGCACCTGAAGGAGCATGGGGTCACGCACCGTGACCTCTGCCTGGAGAATCTCCTCTTGGTTCCTCACCAGTGCAAGCAAGGCACTCCTTCCAGTCAGCAGACTGAGACAGTTAACGGTTTGAACACTGCGGACAGTCAGCGTCACCTCCCTCGGCTCCTGATTAGCAACTTCGCCAAAGCCAAGCGCCGCTCCATCGAGGACGCTGCGTCAACCAGCGTGGACCCTCGTGTGAAGCGGGATCATGCTCGCTTGGCGCCTGAAATCGTGTCGGCCGCCCAATACCGCAAATTTGATGAATTCCAAACAGGCATCCTGATCTACGAGCTACTCCATCAGCCCAACCCTTTTGAGGTCAGCCCAGCCCTGAGAGAGCAGGACTACCGCTGCCAGGACTTACCTGCCATCCCGTCCGTGTCGCTGTACTCCGCCGGACTCCAACGACTGGCGCATCTCCTGCTCCAACCAGACCCCATCAAACGCATCCACATTCAGGATGCCAAGCGAATCCTGCAGAGCCTGCTGTGGGGACCCAGGAAGGACCTGATGGATCAGCAGTGGGAAAGGCAGGGGCAAAGCAGGGGCTTGGCGGAGGGGGCCCGGCACGAGGGCCTCCTCAACTGGCTGGATGTCAAACGAGCACTGCTGATGATGAAGTTCGCAGAGCGCTCGCTGGAGCCCGAGAGGAACGCCGAGCTGGAGGACTGGTTGTGCTGTCAGTACTTCTCTTCGGCTCACCCTCTGGCTCTGTGCCACACTGCCGAGCTGCTTTACTCGCTTAAGTGA
- the edf1 gene encoding endothelial differentiation-related factor 1 homolog isoform X1, with amino-acid sequence MAESDWDTVTVLRKKGPTTAQAKSKQAITSAQRRGEEVETTKKWAAGQNKQHLVTKNTAKLDRETEELHHDRVSLEVGKVIQKGRQDKGLTQKDLATKINEKPQVIADYESGKAIPSNQVMGKIERAIGLKLRGKDIGLPVEAKPKKK; translated from the exons ATGGCAGAGAGCGACTGGGACACCGTGACTGTTTTGAGGAAGAAGGGGCCGACTACTGCTCAGGCCAAGTCGAAGCAG GCCATCACCTCAGCTCAGAGACGAGGGGAGGAAGTGGAGACTAccaagaaat GGGCTGCGgggcaaaacaaacaacaccTTGTGACAAAGAACACGGCCAAACTGGACCGCGAGACGGAGGAGCTCCACCACGACAGGGTCTCCTTGGAGGTGGGCAAAGTCATCCAGAAGGGGAGACAGGATAAAGGCCTCACCCAGAAAGACCTCGCCACT aaaattaacgAGAAGCCACAAGTGATCGCAGACTACGAGAGTGGGAAAGCCATCCCCAGCAACCAGGTGATGGGCAAGATCGAGAGAGCAATCG GTCTGAAGCTGCGTGGGAAAGACATTGGCCTACCCGTGGAGGCAAAACCCAAGAAGAAATGA
- the edf1 gene encoding endothelial differentiation-related factor 1 homolog isoform X2 encodes MARMAAIRPDEGLMMMQELDDRLKEQIDRLEHVRLAAIELKDNVNQSVGDNDLSQSLSDHLEWLNHLSERVESLHTNTAVFVQMNPKPRAWSGKQGSKHGYRWGRVHVADDVHSEFGWSPIRTRRNSDAASEMSCNW; translated from the exons ATGGCTAGGATGGCGGCCATCAGGCCCGATGAAGGCCTGATGATGATGCAGGAGCTGGACGACCGCCTCAAGGAGCAGATTGACAGACTGGAACACGTCCGTCTGGCCGCCATTGAACTGAAGGACAACGTCAACCAATCTGTG GGGGACAATGATCTCTCCCAGTCGCTTAGTGATCATTTGGAGTGGCTGAATCATTTGTCAGAACGTGTGGAGAGCCTTCACAccaacactgctgtttttgtacAG ATGAATCCAAAGCCTCGGGCTTGGTCAGGGAAGCAGGGCTCCAAACATGGCTACCGCTGGGGGCGTGTCCACGTGGCTGACGATGTCCACTCTGAGTTTGGATGGTCACCCATACGCACCCGGAGAAACAGTGATGCTGCCTCTGAAATGTCTTGTAACTGGTGA